Below is a window of Paramagnetospirillum magneticum AMB-1 DNA.
GGCACCAACGGCGAGACCATCGAGCACGAAGTGTTCGACTTCCCCGGCGCCGGCGTGGCCATGGGTATGTACAACCTGGACGAGTCCATCTACGGCTTCGCCCGGGCTTGCCTGAACTATGGCCAGCAGAAGAAGTGGCCGGTCTACCTGTCGACCAAGAACACCATTCTCAAGGCCTATGATGGCCGCTTCAAGGACATCTTCCAGGAAGTCTACGAGAAGGAATTCAAGGCCGAATACGCAAAGCTGGGCATCACCTACGAGCACCGCCTGATCGACGACATGGTCGCTTCGGCGCTGAAATGGTCGGGTGAATTCGTCTGGGCCTGCAAGAACTACGACGGCGACGTGCAGTCCGACACAGTGGCCCAGGGCTTCGGCTCGCTGGGCCTGATGACCTCGGTGCTGATGAGCCCCGACGGCAAGGTGGTCGAGGCCGAGGCCGCCCACGGCACGGTGACCCGTCACTACCGCGAGCACCAGAAGGGCAAGGAGACCTCGACCAACCCCATCGCGTCGATCTTCGCCTGGACGCGGGGCCTGTTCTACCGCGCCCAGTTCGACAACACCCCCGAGGTGGCCAAGTTCGCCCAGGCTCTTGAGGAAGTGTGCGTCGAGACGGTGGAATCCGGCTTCATGACCAAGGACCTGGCCATCCTGATCGGCCCCGGCCAGTCGTGGCTGACCACCCAGCAGTTCCTGGACAAGCTGGACGAGAACCTGAAGAAGCGGATGGGCCTGGCGGCGTAATGCCGGACTGACGTTCGGTCAAAAAGAACCCCGCCGGCGGCCCAGGCCACCGGCGGGGATTTTTTTTGGCCGGATCAGCGGGCGCAGAACGAATCGATGCGCCGACGCATTTCCTCCTGGGCGCGACTCAACTCCTGGAGGCTGTCGTTGATCCGGGCCATGGTGGCGCCGAAACCGGCGCGGAAATTGTTGATATCGAATCTCATGCTTCCGCACACCCCTGAGTTGGATCGACCCCCTACTGGGGTCATGCGCGAAGTATGACAAAGGAATGGCAATACATTTCGCGTTGGCTGTTAACTCAATTTAAACCAACTTGAAATGTGTCGTCACTTCTCGATTCGGTAGTAGGTTCTTACCCGTAACTCTGCACCAGGGAGCCTACGACCAGATACCAGCCATCTACCATAACGAAGAAGATCAGCTTGAACGGCAGGGAGATCATGGCGGGCGGAATCATCATCATGCCCATGCTCATCAGCACCGAGGCGATGACCATGTCGATGATCAGGAACGGCAGGAAGATCAGAAAGCCGATTTCGAAGGCGCGGCGCAGCTCGCTGATCATGAAGGCGGGGATCAAGGCCCGCAGGGGGGCGTCCTCGGCCTTCTCCACCTCCTTGGCGCGCGACAGATCCATGAACAGCTTGAGATCCTGGCCGCGCACATGCTTGCTCATGAAGGCGTGGAACGGCTTGACGGCGCGCTCGAAGCCCTCGATCTCGTCCAGATGGCCGTCCATCACCGGTGCGATGCCGTCGGTCCAGGCCTTCTCGAAGGTGGGAGCCATCACGAAGGCGGTCAGAAACATGGCCAGGCTGACCATCACCGTATTGGGCGGGCTCTGCTGGGTGCCCAGAGCCTGACGCAGGAAGCCCAGCACCACCACGAAGCGGGTGAACGATGTGACCATCACCAGGATGGAGGGCGCCACCGACAGCACGGTGGTCAGCGCGATCAGCTGAATGATGCGCGACGTGGCGCTGGCCTGCGGTCCGCCCAGATCGATGTTCAGGGACTGGGCCAGAACCGGTCCGGCCGCCAGGGCGGTCAGGATGCCAACGGCGGCGGCCAGGATCATCCGGCGGCGGGAAGCAAGGCGGGTCATGTTCCGGTCTCCGGCTCGGTTGGGTCCGACCAGTCGGCTTCCGGGCCGGACAGGGTGAAGGCGGCGCGCGGGCAATCGGTCTCCACCACCGCAGGCTGGGCACCGCCCAGGACCAGCAGATGCTCGCGGTCGTCGCGGCGGATCAGGACCAGACGATGTTTCACGTCCAGCGTCAAGGATTCCACCACGGCCAGCCGGCGGCCGGCGGCGCCGGGACGTCTGGCCACCATGCCCGGCAGGCGGCTCCGCACCACCCACAGCACGCCGAAGATCAGTCCCAGCACCGCCACCAGCGACAGGATGAAACGCAGGTAATGGGCTGAATCCATGCTCAGGCGTCCAGGGAGGTCGGGTTGTTGCGCTGGGTCAGCGCGGCGGCCAGCAGGTCGAGATCGGCCACCAGGGCCTCGAGGCCGGGGCGGAAGGCCACGCCCTCGGAGCGCTCCAGGCCGAGCACGGCGCCGCAGACGTGGCGGACCCGGCCTTCCAGGGCGGCAAGATCCACTTCGGTGCCGGTGGCCAGCAGGCGCCGGGCGGTGCCCACCAGGGTGGAGGCCTTTTCCAGTTCCTGGCGCAGCGCGTCGGATTCGGTGCTCATGCGGCGCCTCCGGGGGGCGGGGCCGCGCCCATGGCGCCATTGGCGCGATAGACATAGGCCAGGATCTCGGCCACGGCGACGAAGGCCTCGACCGGAATGACGGTGTCGACCTCGACGGCGGCCAGGACCTCGGCCAGATCGGGATCGGTGCGGACCTTCACCCCATGGGCGAAGGCCAACTGCAGAATCTGTTCGGCCACCGCGCCCCGTCCCGAGGCGGTGACGGTGGGCAGGCCGGGATGGTCGGGGTCGTCGGCCAGGGCCACGGCCACCTGACGGCGCCTGGGGGCGGCGGCGGCCTTGGCCCGCTCGCTCTCCGCCTCCTCGTCCCAAATGTCCCTATCGCCCATGGCCGGCTTTCCAAGCGGGTTCACCAGGGCTCACAATGGCCTGGGCGCGCTTAAAATTCGTTTAAGCCCAGGAATTGGGCATCGGGCCAAACCCGCAGGGTGCCCCGGCTTTACTGAATCTTAAACGGCATGGGTGGATAGTGATCATGGCGAGACGGGTCCGCTCGCCCACCTGTACCCCGGCGAAGGTTCGCGTCCATGTACGACGATCTCGGCATTTTCAAGATGGCCAAGGCCCAGATGGACTGGATCGCCCAGCGCCAGGAGGTGCTGGCCAGCAACATCGCCAATGCCAATACGCCGCGCTACCTGCCCAAGGACATCAAGCCGCTCGACTTCAAGGAAGTGCTGGCCGGCACGGCCCAGCCCGACGTGGGTGCCACCACCACCAACGCCAAGCATATTGTGCCCGAGGTGACGCCCAGCCCCTTCAAGGCGGTGACCCAGCGCCGGACTTTCGAATCCACTCCCGACGGCAACGCCGTCATCCTGGAAGAGCAGATAGCCAAGGTTGGCGACGCCAATTCCAAGTACAACGCCGCCGCCGCGCTGTTCCAGAAGTACCAGAAGATGATCAAGACCGCCTCGGGCAGCCGCTAGGCCCGTAATTCCAAGAGCCCGTAATTCCAAGAGATCGCCATGGACGAACTCAGCAAAAGTACGCAGACAGCCATTTCGGGCATGAAGGTGCAGTCGCAGCGTCTGCGGGTGATCTCGGAGAATCTCGCCAATGCCGATTCCCTGGCCCAGACCCCCGAGGGGCTGCCCTATCGCCGCAAGGTGATGACCTTCAAGAACGAGCTGGACCGCGCCACCGGCACCAATGTGGTCAAGGTGGACAAGGTGCGGGCCGATTCCGCCGAGTTCCAGCGCCGCTACGACCCCAAGCATCCGGCCGCCGACCGCGACGGCTATGTGCTGGCCCCCAACGTCAATCCGTTGATCGAGATGATGGACATGCGCGAGGCCCAGCGCAGCTATGAGGCCAACATGAACGTCATCAACGCTTCCCGCTCGCTGCTGTCGCGCACCATCGAGATGTTGCGCTAGGCCAGATGCCGCGTTAAGGATCCATCATCATGACTTCCCGCCTCACCGACGCCATCTCCGCCTATAAGACCGCCGCCAATCCCTTCGAATCGGTGGGCAAGACCTCCGAGACCGAAGGCAACGGCACCGACTTCGCCTCCGTGCTGAAGGATGCGGCCAAGGTGGCGGTGGGTGACGCCAAGACGGCAGAAAAAGCCTCCATGTCGGCCATTGCCGGCAAGGCCGACATCCGCGAAGTGGTGGCCGCCGTCGCCAATGCGGAAATGACCCTGGAAACCGTGGTCAATGTCCGCGACAAGGTGATCAACGCCTATAACGAAATCCTGCGCATGCCCATCTGATCGGGTCCGGCCCAGATGACCGAGCCCGAGTTGATCGACATCGCCCGCGAAACCATCATGGTCATGCTGAAGGTGGCGGCGCCCACCCTGCTGACCGGTCTGGTGGTGGGTCTGGTCATTTCCATTTTCCAGACTCTGACCCAGATTCAGGAGCAGACGCTGACCTTCGTGCCGAAGATGCTCTTGGTCTTCGCCTCCATGATCCTGTTCCTACCCTTCATGCTGCATTCGCTGACCGAGTTCTGGAGACTGGTCATGGACCGCGTCGTCGCCGGCGGCGGTTAACGTGCTGACCGATCTGCTCCAGCTCGACATCTTCCGGTTCTTCCTGGTGTTTACACGCATCGGCGCCGCCCTGATGCTGTTTCCCGGCCTGGGCGGCTCGCTGGTCTCGACCCGCATCCGCCTATTGCTGGCCTTGTCGGTGGCCTTCGTCATGCTGCCCGTGGTGGGCGCCAGCTTTCCGGCGGTGCCCCGCAGCGTCGGCGGCATGCTGCTGGCGGTGTTCGGCGAGGCGGTGGTGGGAGTCTATCTCGGCACGGTGATCATGTTCATCATGTCGACGCTCAACATGGCCGGCTCCATGATCGGCTATCAGACGGGCCTGACCAACGCCTTCTCCTTCGACCCCATCGCGCAGCAGCAGAGCCAGCTTCTTACCGGCTTCCTGGCTAATATCGGGCTGGTGGCGGTGTTCGCCACCGATATGCATCACCTGATGTTCCAGGCGGTATTCGAATCCTATTATCTGTTCCCGCCGGGCCAGCCGCTACAGTTCGGAGACTATGCCGAGACGCTAGGCCATCTGGCTACCGACACCTTCAAGGTGGGAACCCAGTTCGCGGCACCGCTGGTGGTGTTCGGCCTAGTGTTCTACACTGGCCTCGGCCTGCTGTCGCGGCTGGTGCCCCAGTTGCAGGTGTTCTTCGTCGGTATGCCGGTGCAGGTGATGGTGGGG
It encodes the following:
- a CDS encoding flagellar hook-basal body complex protein FliE, whose amino-acid sequence is MTSRLTDAISAYKTAANPFESVGKTSETEGNGTDFASVLKDAAKVAVGDAKTAEKASMSAIAGKADIREVVAAVANAEMTLETVVNVRDKVINAYNEILRMPI
- the fliP gene encoding flagellar type III secretion system pore protein FliP (The bacterial flagellar biogenesis protein FliP forms a type III secretion system (T3SS)-type pore required for flagellar assembly.), whose translation is MTRLASRRRMILAAAVGILTALAAGPVLAQSLNIDLGGPQASATSRIIQLIALTTVLSVAPSILVMVTSFTRFVVVLGFLRQALGTQQSPPNTVMVSLAMFLTAFVMAPTFEKAWTDGIAPVMDGHLDEIEGFERAVKPFHAFMSKHVRGQDLKLFMDLSRAKEVEKAEDAPLRALIPAFMISELRRAFEIGFLIFLPFLIIDMVIASVLMSMGMMMIPPAMISLPFKLIFFVMVDGWYLVVGSLVQSYG
- a CDS encoding FliO/MopB family protein, producing MDSAHYLRFILSLVAVLGLIFGVLWVVRSRLPGMVARRPGAAGRRLAVVESLTLDVKHRLVLIRRDDREHLLVLGGAQPAVVETDCPRAAFTLSGPEADWSDPTEPETGT
- a CDS encoding EscU/YscU/HrcU family type III secretion system export apparatus switch protein codes for the protein MGDRDIWDEEAESERAKAAAAPRRRQVAVALADDPDHPGLPTVTASGRGAVAEQILQLAFAHGVKVRTDPDLAEVLAAVEVDTVIPVEAFVAVAEILAYVYRANGAMGAAPPPGGAA
- the fliQ gene encoding flagellar biosynthesis protein FliQ, whose protein sequence is MTEPELIDIARETIMVMLKVAAPTLLTGLVVGLVISIFQTLTQIQEQTLTFVPKMLLVFASMILFLPFMLHSLTEFWRLVMDRVVAGGG
- the fliR gene encoding flagellar biosynthetic protein FliR, translated to MLTDLLQLDIFRFFLVFTRIGAALMLFPGLGGSLVSTRIRLLLALSVAFVMLPVVGASFPAVPRSVGGMLLAVFGEAVVGVYLGTVIMFIMSTLNMAGSMIGYQTGLTNAFSFDPIAQQQSQLLTGFLANIGLVAVFATDMHHLMFQAVFESYYLFPPGQPLQFGDYAETLGHLATDTFKVGTQFAAPLVVFGLVFYTGLGLLSRLVPQLQVFFVGMPVQVMVGMWLFMVTMPLVISLFLRFFESGLMPYVQPR
- the flgB gene encoding flagellar basal body rod protein FlgB, giving the protein MYDDLGIFKMAKAQMDWIAQRQEVLASNIANANTPRYLPKDIKPLDFKEVLAGTAQPDVGATTTNAKHIVPEVTPSPFKAVTQRRTFESTPDGNAVILEEQIAKVGDANSKYNAAAALFQKYQKMIKTASGSR
- the flgC gene encoding flagellar basal body rod protein FlgC, yielding MDELSKSTQTAISGMKVQSQRLRVISENLANADSLAQTPEGLPYRRKVMTFKNELDRATGTNVVKVDKVRADSAEFQRRYDPKHPAADRDGYVLAPNVNPLIEMMDMREAQRSYEANMNVINASRSLLSRTIEMLR
- a CDS encoding NADP-dependent isocitrate dehydrogenase; its protein translation is MNKIKVANPIVELDGDEMTRIIWKFIKDKLILPYLDVDLKYYDLGIEYRDKTDDKVTIEASEAIKKYGVGVKCATITPDEARVKEFNLKKMWKSPNGTIRNILDGTVFREPIICKNVPRLVPGWTKPIVIGRHAFGDQYKATDFTVPGPGKLTIKFVGTNGETIEHEVFDFPGAGVAMGMYNLDESIYGFARACLNYGQQKKWPVYLSTKNTILKAYDGRFKDIFQEVYEKEFKAEYAKLGITYEHRLIDDMVASALKWSGEFVWACKNYDGDVQSDTVAQGFGSLGLMTSVLMSPDGKVVEAEAAHGTVTRHYREHQKGKETSTNPIASIFAWTRGLFYRAQFDNTPEVAKFAQALEEVCVETVESGFMTKDLAILIGPGQSWLTTQQFLDKLDENLKKRMGLAA